The following proteins come from a genomic window of Suricata suricatta isolate VVHF042 chromosome 5, meerkat_22Aug2017_6uvM2_HiC, whole genome shotgun sequence:
- the LOC115291595 gene encoding keratin-associated protein 11-1 → MSYNCSTRNCFSRPTGGHCAVPVAPVATASTQDADCLSGIYLPSSFQTGSWLLEHCQGTTCESAPCQPTCYQPNPCASSAGQVTCSRQTTCVSNPCSTTYSRPVTFVSSGCQPLGGISTVCQPVGGVSTVCQPACGGSRTYQRSFMSSCRRTC, encoded by the coding sequence ATGTCCTACAACTGCTCCACAAGAAACTGCTTTTCCAGGCCAACTGGAGGACACTGCGCTGTCCCGGTGGCCCCAGTTGCCACGGCTTCTACCCAGGATGCCGACTGCCTGAGCGGTATCTATTTGCCCAGTTCCTTCCAgactggctcctggctcctggaaCACTGTCAGGGGACCACTTGTGAGTCCGCTCCGTGCCAGCCCACCTGTTACCAGCCAAATCCTTGTGCCTCCAGCGCTGGACAGGTGACCTGCTCTCGACAGACCACCTGTGTCTCTAATCCTTGCTCAACCACCTACAGCCGGCCAGTCACCTTTGTCTCTAGTGGCTGTCAGCCCCTGGGTGGCATCTCTACCGTGTGCCAGCCAGTAGGAGGAGTCTCCACGGTCTGCCAACCAGCCTGCGGGGGCTCCAGGACGTACCAGCGGTCCTTCATGTCCAGCTGTCGGAGAACTTGCTAA